The following coding sequences are from one Acaryochloris thomasi RCC1774 window:
- a CDS encoding sensor histidine kinase, translating to MTVFKDLGWRLLATYWLVMTAILGTSALAIYLRFVHVVNAQLDARLTTLAESGRPSLVALKSEGQDALLRQEMQWPRLLHRDQQGLTWYNDRKISLLDQGTVFVDLPPDTGANPGRSIILSPNTRSVLLAVPSATNAGQIEGYVLATESTHRVERLIRQLRLGLGIGGLVALSLSSLGGMLLAHRTLEPTQRSYKKLKQFTADASHELRSPLTAIKFSLDVLMKHPERIHPKNTRKISAISSATDQMITLVEDLLFLARSEVAADTQDTSKETQTSIYKILQGLLTLLEPQAQSKTITFESVLIPDVTILGDEAKLTRLFSNLLDNALQYTPAGGSVKVRMEKSVKSVFITFEDTGIGIAPSQIRSVFRRLWRTDRARNRRDGGVGLGLSIAQAIAQQHNGKITVSSRIGVGSCFRVRLPLAKASVEQFEMTAIPLDRRRTADQPLRG from the coding sequence ATGACGGTATTTAAAGACTTAGGCTGGCGTTTACTTGCAACTTATTGGCTTGTCATGACAGCCATTCTCGGAACATCGGCCCTGGCTATTTATTTGCGATTTGTCCACGTCGTCAATGCGCAACTAGATGCCCGTCTCACAACATTAGCTGAGTCCGGCCGGCCGAGCCTAGTGGCCTTAAAATCTGAGGGGCAGGACGCCCTCCTTCGCCAAGAGATGCAGTGGCCCCGTCTGCTGCACCGCGATCAGCAAGGTTTGACCTGGTACAACGACCGCAAAATATCTCTACTAGATCAAGGAACAGTATTTGTTGACTTGCCCCCAGATACAGGCGCAAATCCCGGTCGCTCAATCATTCTCAGTCCCAATACCCGTTCTGTACTTTTAGCCGTCCCCTCTGCTACCAATGCTGGGCAGATTGAAGGCTATGTACTAGCAACAGAGTCAACCCACAGAGTTGAACGACTGATTAGACAATTACGCTTAGGGCTCGGCATTGGTGGTCTCGTCGCCCTCAGCTTGAGTAGCTTGGGGGGGATGTTGCTCGCCCACCGCACCTTAGAGCCAACTCAGCGGAGCTATAAAAAACTCAAGCAGTTTACAGCTGATGCCTCCCACGAACTTCGTAGCCCGCTGACCGCCATCAAATTCTCACTCGACGTGCTCATGAAGCACCCAGAGAGAATTCACCCCAAAAACACTAGAAAGATATCTGCCATTTCTAGCGCCACAGATCAAATGATCACCCTAGTTGAAGATCTGCTGTTTCTGGCTCGGTCTGAGGTCGCAGCCGACACGCAAGACACATCAAAAGAAACTCAAACCTCTATTTACAAGATTCTGCAGGGTCTGTTGACGCTTCTAGAACCTCAGGCTCAAAGCAAAACAATCACTTTTGAATCGGTTTTGATTCCAGACGTGACCATCCTCGGGGATGAGGCTAAGCTGACTCGCTTATTTTCAAACTTACTAGATAATGCCCTGCAGTATACTCCCGCAGGTGGATCTGTTAAGGTAAGAATGGAAAAATCAGTCAAATCTGTGTTTATCACTTTTGAAGATACAGGTATCGGCATTGCCCCTAGCCAGATTCGGTCTGTCTTTCGGCGACTGTGGCGGACTGACAGAGCAAGAAACCGTCGAGATGGCGGTGTGGGGTTGGGGTTATCGATTGCTCAAGCGATTGCGCAGCAGCATAATGGGAAAATTACCGTGAGCAGCCGCATTGGAGTGGGGAGTTGTTTCCGAGTGCGGCTCCCGCTTGCTAAGGCAAGTGTGGAACAATTTGAGATGACGGCCATTCCCTTAGATAGAAGAAGGACAGCAGATCAGCCCCTTAGGGGATAA
- a CDS encoding aspartyl/asparaginyl beta-hydroxylase domain-containing protein → MTDWVRVLVNSPIVKGIINAVPEYSKVGDSVFFTNDQFPWSYELEADWEVIRTELDQVLAYASELPNFQDIMPRQQRLTQDNGWKTFYFHAFGFTAEKNCEQCPETWKRLKQIPGLKTAFFSILAPGKHIPEHYGKHKGIIRYHLALRVPEPRENCWIMVDGHKRHWEEGKSLIFDDTFMHQVRNDTDGYRVVLFVDIARPLRFPLSLVNGLVSQGLRFSPLVQTAKANHQSWEKRFEASKQEEKKPLTPVG, encoded by the coding sequence ATGACTGATTGGGTGCGTGTTCTAGTTAATAGCCCGATTGTGAAGGGCATCATCAATGCAGTTCCTGAGTATTCCAAAGTGGGGGACTCGGTCTTTTTTACAAACGATCAGTTTCCCTGGTCCTATGAGCTAGAAGCCGACTGGGAGGTAATTCGGACAGAACTCGATCAGGTGTTGGCCTATGCATCGGAGCTACCGAATTTTCAGGACATCATGCCCCGCCAGCAGCGCCTCACCCAAGATAACGGCTGGAAAACCTTTTATTTTCATGCGTTTGGGTTCACAGCAGAGAAGAACTGTGAGCAGTGTCCTGAAACGTGGAAGCGCCTCAAGCAAATTCCGGGGCTAAAGACGGCCTTCTTTTCGATTTTGGCGCCGGGGAAGCACATTCCTGAGCATTACGGTAAGCACAAGGGGATCATTCGCTATCATTTGGCGCTGCGGGTACCGGAGCCGCGTGAAAACTGCTGGATTATGGTGGATGGTCATAAGAGGCACTGGGAAGAAGGTAAGAGCCTGATTTTTGACGATACGTTCATGCACCAGGTTCGTAATGATACCGATGGCTATCGGGTGGTGTTATTTGTAGATATTGCGAGGCCGCTGCGGTTCCCGTTGTCGTTGGTGAATGGGTTGGTATCGCAGGGGCTGCGATTTTCGCCGCTGGTACAAACGGCGAAGGCAAATCATCAAAGCTGGGAGAAGCGGTTTGAGGCTTCAAAGCAAGAAGAGAAGAAGCCGCTGACGCCAGTGGGCTAG
- the rnhA gene encoding ribonuclease HI, with protein MPSVKSIYTDGACSGNPGPGGWGVVVYFDDGTCQELGGAAAETTNNRMELQAAIASLEYLRTLSPSGTIPLYTDSEYVKKGVTQWVAGWKRKGWKTAKGSPVLNQDLWKILDQLNSDAIEWRYVKGHSGDIGNDRCDEIARGFSVGNPPGLCSGGTSSESARTESATVTTTVVAQTAGFQPPSSEQQMQTLNRSLQVLRLADEIATQGYLISIEELAALLSLSVAEIQQQTQPWTWRNWLICPNSDQEDLWQLTRADHQLR; from the coding sequence ATGCCCTCTGTCAAAAGCATCTACACCGACGGTGCCTGTTCCGGGAACCCTGGCCCTGGCGGCTGGGGCGTCGTGGTCTATTTCGATGATGGGACCTGCCAAGAGCTGGGCGGTGCTGCCGCTGAGACCACCAATAATCGGATGGAATTGCAGGCTGCGATCGCAAGTTTAGAATATCTCAGAACTCTCTCCCCGTCAGGCACTATTCCGCTATACACCGATAGCGAGTACGTCAAAAAAGGCGTCACCCAATGGGTCGCAGGCTGGAAACGCAAGGGCTGGAAGACCGCTAAGGGTTCTCCTGTCCTCAATCAAGATCTATGGAAAATTCTGGACCAATTGAATTCAGATGCCATCGAATGGCGCTATGTCAAAGGCCATTCCGGCGATATCGGCAACGACCGCTGTGATGAGATTGCCCGAGGCTTCTCTGTAGGGAACCCTCCGGGCCTTTGTAGCGGTGGGACTTCATCTGAGAGTGCGAGAACCGAGTCAGCTACTGTTACTACGACGGTTGTGGCTCAAACAGCAGGTTTCCAACCTCCGTCCTCTGAGCAGCAAATGCAGACTCTCAACCGCTCTCTTCAAGTTCTACGACTCGCAGATGAAATTGCGACCCAGGGCTATTTAATTTCTATTGAAGAGTTAGCAGCATTGTTAAGTCTTTCGGTAGCGGAAATACAGCAGCAGACTCAGCCCTGGACCTGGCGCAATTGGTTGATCTGCCCTAATTCTGATCAAGAAGATCTTTGGCAGCTAACAAGAGCCGATCATCAATTGCGCTAG
- the rnc gene encoding ribonuclease III, with the protein MSSTFTNPSRQRQLQTLISRLGLTDSTAVQWALLDLALTHPTASSTANYEQLEFVGDAVIRLLMAKILWAHNRSNQVGDWSAVRSALVSDRALADLARTYGLKNFLTIGPSAMGDPRGEASRLADAFEALLGALYLSTEDLSLIEPWLVPKLQQQAAVVRADPTYQNYKAALQQWTQAHYGILPEYRVQDTYQPQKAVDEDQRFAAEVWVQGNCLASGTGRSIKAAEKAAAEIAFLQLSAT; encoded by the coding sequence ATGTCCTCCACATTCACTAATCCCAGCCGACAGCGACAGCTTCAGACCTTAATCTCTCGCCTTGGCTTGACTGATTCAACCGCTGTGCAGTGGGCACTGCTTGACCTCGCCCTCACCCATCCCACGGCCTCATCAACCGCTAACTACGAGCAGCTTGAGTTCGTTGGCGATGCAGTCATTCGACTATTGATGGCAAAAATCCTTTGGGCACACAATCGATCAAACCAGGTCGGTGACTGGTCTGCGGTCCGCTCTGCCTTAGTGAGCGATCGTGCCCTTGCAGATCTCGCCCGAACCTACGGACTCAAGAACTTTCTCACCATCGGGCCTAGCGCAATGGGCGACCCCAGAGGCGAAGCTTCCCGTTTAGCGGATGCCTTCGAAGCACTATTGGGCGCCCTTTATCTCAGCACCGAAGATCTCTCGTTAATCGAACCTTGGCTCGTGCCAAAACTGCAGCAGCAAGCCGCTGTTGTTCGAGCTGACCCGACTTATCAGAACTACAAAGCAGCCCTCCAACAGTGGACCCAAGCTCACTACGGTATTTTGCCAGAGTATCGTGTGCAGGACACCTATCAGCCCCAAAAAGCTGTTGATGAAGATCAGCGTTTTGCTGCAGAAGTTTGGGTTCAAGGCAACTGCTTAGCCAGCGGGACCGGTCGTAGCATCAAGGCGGCGGAAAAAGCTGCCGCAGAAATAGCTTTTCTGCAGCTCTCAGCAACATGA
- a CDS encoding acyl-CoA dehydrogenase family protein has translation MSERLKQTQAYLQAKIAPQAAELDRDPQRLAQAVKDLGNEHLLGLRVDPKWGGQGLNSLAFLQFQELVSRYSGALAFLQTQHQSAASMLAASQNEALKQQYLSEMVSGKLLMGVGFSQLRRQGVPVLKAVPSETGYQLYGEVPWITGFGCFQQFIVGATLPNGESLFGLMPFEAQTQVQGGRLCLSEPLQLAVMESTQTVEATVRDWYLPQTHVLSIQPARWIHEKDRRNVLQHSFFALGCAQAGLDIVAAAQANLPDFVERGLRSQLHTLDICRQAIYQAHLEPESSFEHRLALRAEAIDMAVRCAHMAVIVSRGAANYRDHPAQRVYREALAFTVFGQTTAVMEATLQKIV, from the coding sequence ATGTCCGAACGGCTGAAACAGACCCAAGCTTATTTGCAGGCTAAGATTGCGCCCCAAGCGGCAGAACTAGATCGTGATCCACAGCGTTTGGCTCAGGCCGTTAAAGACTTGGGTAATGAGCATCTCCTGGGGCTGCGAGTGGACCCGAAGTGGGGTGGTCAAGGCCTCAATTCTTTGGCGTTTCTGCAATTCCAGGAGTTAGTCAGCCGCTATTCAGGTGCTTTAGCCTTTCTGCAAACGCAGCATCAGAGCGCCGCCTCAATGCTGGCAGCGAGCCAAAATGAAGCGCTCAAGCAGCAATATCTCTCGGAGATGGTTAGCGGTAAGCTACTCATGGGCGTCGGCTTCTCGCAACTTAGGCGTCAAGGTGTCCCTGTACTTAAAGCCGTTCCTAGTGAAACCGGCTATCAGCTCTATGGAGAAGTGCCCTGGATTACGGGCTTTGGCTGCTTCCAGCAGTTTATTGTTGGGGCTACTTTGCCCAATGGTGAATCTTTGTTCGGACTGATGCCCTTCGAGGCCCAGACTCAAGTGCAGGGGGGCCGTCTTTGTCTGAGTGAGCCGCTTCAGTTGGCGGTTATGGAGTCAACTCAAACTGTAGAGGCCACTGTGCGGGACTGGTACCTGCCCCAGACGCACGTCCTTTCAATCCAGCCTGCTAGATGGATCCACGAAAAAGATCGGCGGAATGTTCTGCAGCATAGCTTCTTTGCGTTGGGCTGCGCCCAGGCCGGTCTAGATATTGTGGCTGCAGCACAGGCGAACCTGCCAGATTTTGTGGAGAGGGGTTTGCGATCGCAACTCCACACCCTAGACATCTGCCGTCAGGCCATCTACCAAGCTCATCTAGAACCCGAGTCGTCGTTTGAGCACAGATTAGCCCTCAGGGCTGAAGCTATTGACATGGCTGTCCGCTGTGCCCACATGGCCGTCATTGTCTCGCGGGGAGCCGCCAATTATCGAGATCATCCAGCCCAGCGCGTTTACCGAGAAGCCCTAGCCTTCACCGTGTTTGGTCAAACCACTGCTGTTATGGAAGCAACGCTCCAAAAAATCGTTTAG
- a CDS encoding DUF565 domain-containing protein produces MQNTRLNTLIDSLGRQIAQELRNPWRRIALLLITLLFGVYLGLSLAAVAGQLAYWDITVAALLLFVSEFVSWLFYGNAFKARKSLWGEALNALKIGVMYGLFVIAFILGS; encoded by the coding sequence ATGCAAAACACTCGCCTTAACACCCTGATCGACAGTCTTGGCCGCCAGATTGCCCAAGAACTCCGCAACCCTTGGCGACGGATTGCTCTGTTGCTGATTACCCTACTGTTTGGCGTCTATCTGGGGCTCTCCCTAGCTGCCGTTGCTGGCCAACTCGCCTACTGGGATATCACCGTAGCGGCTCTGCTGCTGTTTGTCTCAGAGTTTGTAAGCTGGCTATTCTACGGCAATGCCTTCAAAGCACGTAAGTCCCTGTGGGGAGAAGCGCTCAATGCCCTCAAGATTGGGGTCATGTACGGCCTATTCGTGATTGCCTTTATTCTGGGTAGCTAG
- a CDS encoding DJ-1/PfpI family protein yields the protein MQQTQIGFLIYPDVIQLDVTAAYQVLAFPPQTSLHLIAKTTAPLKSNEGLILQPTVTLDDCPPLDVICVPGGGLGQLKVIQDPDCLDFLRHQSTTSQYVTSVCTGSLILAAAGLLQGYRATTHYLFRDQLALLGVEVVPERVVIDRNRVTGAGVTSGLDFGLTLLSLLYGETTAQMAQLMMEYSPKPPFAGTPETAAPEAVAALMQAGQPLMEAFLKQTQATAIQLKQAT from the coding sequence ATGCAGCAAACCCAAATTGGCTTTTTGATTTATCCAGACGTGATTCAGCTTGATGTGACGGCGGCCTATCAGGTGCTGGCCTTCCCGCCTCAAACCAGCCTCCATCTAATTGCGAAAACCACGGCACCTCTCAAGAGCAATGAAGGACTCATCCTCCAGCCTACCGTTACCCTAGATGATTGCCCGCCGCTAGATGTCATTTGTGTGCCGGGGGGTGGACTGGGGCAGCTCAAGGTGATTCAGGATCCTGATTGTCTGGATTTTTTGCGCCACCAGAGTACTACATCTCAATACGTAACGAGCGTTTGTACGGGTTCTCTGATCTTGGCTGCAGCAGGTCTTTTGCAAGGGTATCGCGCCACTACCCATTACCTGTTTCGCGATCAGTTGGCTTTGCTGGGAGTAGAGGTTGTACCGGAGCGCGTGGTGATTGACCGCAATCGAGTAACCGGCGCTGGCGTTACCTCGGGACTGGACTTTGGCCTGACGCTGCTCAGCTTACTTTATGGTGAAACAACGGCTCAGATGGCTCAGTTGATGATGGAGTACAGTCCAAAGCCGCCGTTTGCAGGTACACCGGAAACGGCAGCACCTGAGGCGGTAGCGGCTTTGATGCAAGCTGGTCAGCCTCTAATGGAAGCGTTTCTGAAGCAAACGCAGGCTACTGCAATCCAATTGAAACAGGCAACTTAA
- the cutA gene encoding divalent-cation tolerance protein CutA encodes MAHADLDASNYGLVLVTAPSREVADAIATPLVQEKLAACISLMPVTSIYTWDNQLQKDEEWQLLIKTELSHFPDLETRILALHPYDIPEIIAVPLSAGTQPYLSWITAQVKPVS; translated from the coding sequence ATGGCTCACGCTGACCTAGATGCATCAAACTATGGCCTTGTGCTGGTCACGGCTCCGTCGAGAGAAGTGGCAGATGCGATCGCAACTCCATTAGTCCAAGAGAAGCTAGCCGCCTGCATCAGTCTAATGCCCGTCACCTCCATTTACACCTGGGATAACCAACTCCAAAAAGATGAAGAGTGGCAGCTCTTGATCAAAACCGAGCTGAGTCATTTTCCAGACCTAGAGACGCGGATCTTGGCCCTCCACCCCTACGACATCCCTGAAATTATTGCCGTTCCCCTCAGTGCCGGAACCCAGCCCTATCTCTCATGGATTACAGCCCAGGTGAAGCCCGTTTCATGA
- a CDS encoding CAAD domain-containing protein, whose amino-acid sequence MNSDPQNQPAGTSTSPVETSASIEVSSGTPGALSTVSTDNTDWNEVSEKVFSYIDMVPDFVVRNFNKYRQPLTKIGIFLLAVISVAIADGVLDVVNALPLVAPLLELVGLGYTGWFIWRYLLYAERRQELSRDYQALKDRVAGKSAE is encoded by the coding sequence ATGAATTCTGACCCCCAAAACCAGCCTGCAGGCACTAGCACTAGCCCGGTAGAAACATCTGCCTCTATTGAAGTGAGTTCCGGTACACCGGGCGCGTTATCCACAGTTTCCACCGACAATACGGACTGGAACGAGGTCAGTGAAAAAGTGTTCAGCTACATCGATATGGTTCCCGATTTTGTTGTTCGGAACTTTAACAAATATCGTCAGCCGTTAACTAAGATCGGCATTTTCTTGCTGGCTGTGATTAGCGTTGCGATCGCAGATGGCGTTCTCGACGTGGTGAACGCTCTCCCTCTGGTTGCCCCTTTGCTGGAGCTAGTGGGTCTTGGTTATACAGGCTGGTTTATCTGGCGCTATCTTCTCTATGCTGAGCGACGTCAGGAACTGAGCCGTGATTATCAGGCCCTAAAGGACCGCGTAGCGGGCAAATCAGCTGAGTAA
- a CDS encoding LuxR C-terminal-related transcriptional regulator translates to MNLHGLFDAIATAPTEPVLRSRFMDHIDDHFQADRWGIYLFNDQKMFASSDVHGVSEAFVDRYEQVGRAVDPVLQYVQKYHAPAHEQLVLPPGGWKQSQLYRLCCSEYDHEHIMTGPVLGQGQLTGTLHFARGQGKPAFNGVDIAKLSAVCTHISLKLASLRSPPLLARHGLTTREQQIADLVAKGLTNAQIGAELWITQNTVKQSLKRMFRKLEVSARAELVAKLSQPKQ, encoded by the coding sequence ATGAATCTGCACGGCTTATTTGATGCGATCGCAACCGCTCCAACCGAGCCAGTTCTACGATCAAGATTCATGGATCACATTGATGATCATTTCCAGGCTGACCGGTGGGGTATTTATCTCTTCAACGACCAGAAAATGTTTGCCAGCTCAGACGTTCACGGCGTGTCAGAAGCCTTCGTTGACCGCTATGAGCAGGTAGGGCGAGCCGTCGATCCAGTTCTCCAGTACGTCCAGAAATATCACGCACCTGCCCACGAGCAGCTCGTCCTACCACCAGGAGGCTGGAAGCAGAGCCAGCTCTACCGTCTTTGCTGTTCTGAGTACGATCATGAACACATTATGACGGGACCGGTTCTGGGTCAGGGGCAACTCACAGGCACTCTTCACTTCGCCCGTGGACAGGGAAAACCTGCTTTCAATGGCGTTGATATTGCCAAGCTCAGCGCTGTTTGTACGCATATTTCATTAAAGCTTGCTAGCCTGCGTTCACCCCCTCTCCTCGCTCGCCATGGCCTCACAACTCGGGAACAGCAGATTGCAGATCTTGTGGCCAAAGGGCTAACCAATGCACAAATTGGCGCTGAACTATGGATTACCCAAAATACAGTCAAGCAGTCCCTCAAGCGCATGTTCCGTAAGCTTGAGGTTTCAGCTCGGGCTGAGCTGGTCGCCAAGCTGAGTCAGCCGAAACAATGA
- a CDS encoding substrate-binding domain-containing protein, which yields MLYKSPLKFAWAVLIASTTVSSPVLAQVLAQSASTALPAGTQLKIGDSSQMAPINQAIKQSFENQYPNAKLAIATGDAAADVGAVLAGTLDLASISRPLTQDERRQGLVQLPVAREKIAIVIGTENPFQGSLTIEQVNQITTGEVTDWKQVGGKPGPIRVVQRPPTGNAAQALQRYPDLRTTLAGQEGNQPPVTIDGLAAALGKDGLSFALVSELVGRDSSIQALSMYGKWPADEKYPFSQPFTYVYKQEPSPAVQTFLDFVSEKTGQQAVVDAIATPKAFVTASAPTQSAPQQPENSPPPSDSTNEPINTAQAPVKPEDAGLGQIDWLPLVLSLLGLGLLALAVMRATAARQKQQSVPKPAPDYVNRVKTEMSPPTEPEADADALDFKVAGLDLETDDSPVAELDISPQEARRQEYIVPEFAEFNTQVQAATTQIQDEDSQDIAPLSEADTQLQDDDATTLQPPQKPEEQD from the coding sequence ATGTTGTACAAGTCTCCACTAAAGTTTGCATGGGCAGTTTTGATTGCTTCGACAACTGTTTCTAGCCCTGTTTTGGCTCAGGTGCTGGCTCAGTCGGCATCAACGGCACTTCCGGCGGGAACTCAGCTCAAAATTGGCGATTCTAGCCAAATGGCTCCGATCAACCAGGCGATCAAGCAATCCTTTGAAAACCAATACCCTAATGCCAAGCTTGCGATCGCAACTGGAGATGCTGCGGCTGATGTTGGTGCGGTACTGGCTGGGACGCTTGATTTAGCTTCTATTAGCCGACCGCTGACGCAGGATGAGCGACGTCAGGGGCTGGTACAGCTACCGGTGGCTCGGGAGAAAATCGCGATTGTGATCGGCACTGAGAATCCTTTTCAAGGCAGTTTGACTATTGAGCAGGTTAATCAGATTACGACGGGTGAGGTGACTGACTGGAAGCAGGTGGGGGGAAAGCCTGGACCGATTCGCGTGGTTCAACGTCCGCCGACGGGTAATGCGGCGCAGGCACTGCAGCGGTATCCTGATCTGCGGACGACGCTGGCGGGTCAGGAGGGAAATCAGCCGCCGGTGACGATTGATGGGTTGGCGGCGGCTTTGGGTAAAGATGGCCTCAGTTTCGCCCTTGTTAGTGAACTGGTGGGCCGTGACAGTAGTATTCAAGCCCTGTCAATGTATGGTAAGTGGCCGGCAGATGAGAAGTATCCTTTTTCGCAGCCGTTCACCTATGTCTACAAGCAAGAGCCGAGTCCCGCCGTTCAGACATTTTTGGATTTTGTGTCAGAGAAGACGGGGCAGCAAGCGGTTGTAGATGCGATCGCAACTCCCAAAGCCTTTGTTACCGCGTCTGCACCCACTCAGTCAGCCCCACAGCAACCGGAGAATAGCCCGCCACCATCGGACTCGACTAATGAGCCCATCAATACGGCTCAGGCACCGGTTAAGCCAGAGGATGCTGGACTCGGCCAGATTGACTGGCTACCGCTGGTGCTGTCTCTTTTGGGCTTAGGTCTACTGGCCTTGGCTGTGATGAGAGCCACTGCGGCCCGCCAAAAACAGCAGAGCGTTCCGAAACCAGCTCCTGACTACGTCAACCGCGTTAAAACGGAGATGTCGCCCCCTACAGAGCCGGAGGCTGACGCCGATGCCCTCGATTTCAAAGTGGCGGGTCTTGACCTAGAGACAGACGACAGCCCCGTAGCAGAGCTGGACATTTCACCTCAAGAAGCGCGGCGACAGGAGTATATTGTTCCTGAGTTTGCGGAGTTTAACACCCAGGTTCAGGCTGCGACTACCCAGATTCAAGATGAGGATTCTCAAGATATTGCCCCTTTGTCAGAGGCTGACACCCAGCTTCAAGATGATGACGCCACGACCCTGCAGCCTCCTCAAAAGCCTGAAGAACAGGACTAG
- a CDS encoding sterol desaturase family protein, with amino-acid sequence MIAVACFIGAFIFASLVEYWLHRLMHVNEKIGERHRDHHRRNEGQGVALEFRDYVKGSFIFMCVPFFFSIPAGIGWMSGALAFAAFSAYAHQLQHENPTKCFWMKMPVHYVHHKYGMWHHNFGLAVDWWDHVFGTYKLVDWLTEEELARPELGFAQLRWW; translated from the coding sequence GTGATTGCAGTTGCTTGTTTCATTGGAGCCTTCATTTTTGCAAGTTTAGTGGAGTATTGGCTGCATCGCTTGATGCACGTCAACGAGAAGATTGGCGAGCGCCATCGTGATCATCACCGCCGCAACGAAGGCCAGGGTGTGGCCCTAGAATTTCGGGACTATGTGAAGGGCAGCTTCATTTTTATGTGCGTGCCGTTCTTTTTCTCTATCCCGGCAGGGATTGGCTGGATGTCGGGAGCGTTGGCTTTTGCGGCCTTCTCAGCCTACGCCCATCAGCTTCAGCATGAGAATCCGACAAAGTGCTTTTGGATGAAAATGCCGGTGCATTACGTCCATCACAAGTACGGAATGTGGCACCACAACTTTGGCCTCGCTGTGGACTGGTGGGACCATGTTTTTGGCACTTATAAGCTGGTAGACTGGCTCACTGAAGAAGAGCTTGCTCGACCTGAGCTGGGATTTGCTCAGCTCCGCTGGTGGTAG